Proteins encoded within one genomic window of Solibaculum mannosilyticum:
- the rpsM gene encoding 30S ribosomal protein S13, whose translation MARIAGVDLPRDKRVEIGLTYIFGIGRKTSNDILAATGVNPDIRVRDLTEDDVSKLREYIDHNLRVEGDLRRDVAFDIKRLIEIGCYRGVRHRKGLPVRGQRSKTNARTRKGPKKTIANKKK comes from the coding sequence ATGGCGCGTATTGCCGGCGTCGACCTGCCTAGAGATAAGCGAGTCGAGATTGGCCTTACCTACATTTTCGGTATCGGCCGCAAGACCAGCAACGATATCCTCGCCGCCACGGGCGTCAATCCTGACATCCGTGTCCGCGATTTGACCGAAGACGATGTCTCCAAGCTGCGTGAGTACATCGACCATAACCTGAGAGTGGAAGGCGACCTCCGCCGTGACGTCGCATTCGACATCAAGAGATTGATCGAAATCGGCTGTTATCGTGGTGTCCGCCACCGCAAGGGACTTCCGGTCCGGGGCCAGCGTTCCAAGACCAACGCCCGTACCCGTAAAGGTCCGAAGAAGACCATTGCGAATAAGAAGAAGTAA
- the rpmJ gene encoding 50S ribosomal protein L36, producing MKVRPSVKPICEKCKVIKRKGKVMVICENPKHKQRQG from the coding sequence ATGAAGGTCAGACCTTCCGTCAAACCCATTTGCGAGAAGTGCAAAGTCATTAAGCGCAAGGGCAAAGTCATGGTCATCTGTGAAAATCCCAAGCATAAACAGCGCCAAGGTTAA
- the infA gene encoding translation initiation factor IF-1, with translation MSKEDVIEVEGIVKEALPNAQFMVELQNGKTLLAHISGKLRMNFIRILPGDKVTLELSPYDLTRGRITWRSK, from the coding sequence TTGTCCAAAGAAGATGTCATTGAGGTAGAGGGCATCGTCAAGGAAGCCCTTCCCAACGCCCAGTTTATGGTAGAGCTGCAAAACGGCAAAACCCTTCTGGCCCACATCTCCGGCAAGCTGCGGATGAACTTTATCCGGATCCTGCCGGGGGATAAAGTGACGCTGGAGCTTTCGCCCTATGATCTCACCCGTGGGCGCATCACATGGCGTTCCAAATAA
- a CDS encoding KOW domain-containing RNA-binding protein encodes MQLVKGRVVMSTAGRDRLTFQIVLEAAPDSALVVDGKARPLQRPKRKNIKHLRLTSTVVPEEQMNTNREIRRALRPFQSDEAVT; translated from the coding sequence TTGCAACTGGTGAAGGGGCGCGTGGTGATGTCCACCGCCGGACGCGACCGATTGACGTTCCAAATCGTCTTGGAAGCAGCGCCCGACTCCGCCCTTGTGGTGGATGGGAAGGCAAGGCCTCTCCAAAGACCAAAACGGAAAAACATCAAACATCTCCGCCTTACGAGCACAGTCGTGCCGGAGGAGCAGATGAACACAAACCGTGAAATTCGCAGAGCCTTGCGTCCGTTTCAATCGGATGAGGCTGTCACTTGA
- the map gene encoding type I methionyl aminopeptidase — protein MIVLKTSRELQLMREACRISAMALKVAGEAVEPGVTTAEIDQIAYKLIKRMGAEPNFLNYNGFPATACISVNNEVIHGIPSKSRVLKEGDIVSIDLGAKIHGYNGDNAATFACGKVSPEAQRLMDATRESLYEGIKQAKPGNRVGDIGSAVQRYVESRGYSVVREYVGHGVGARLHEDPSVPNFGTPGRGVRLLPGMTLAIEPMINEGTHKVRTLADGWTVLTQDGKLSAHFEHSVAITPDGPVILTIAD, from the coding sequence ATGATTGTGCTAAAGACATCCCGCGAGTTACAGCTCATGCGGGAAGCGTGCAGAATCTCCGCCATGGCACTCAAGGTTGCAGGCGAGGCGGTAGAGCCCGGCGTGACAACCGCCGAGATCGACCAGATCGCCTATAAGCTCATCAAAAGGATGGGCGCAGAACCCAACTTTTTAAACTACAATGGGTTCCCTGCAACAGCCTGTATTTCTGTTAACAACGAGGTCATCCACGGCATACCCAGTAAATCCCGTGTTCTCAAGGAGGGCGACATCGTCAGCATCGACCTTGGCGCCAAGATCCACGGATACAACGGGGACAACGCCGCTACCTTCGCCTGCGGGAAGGTTTCTCCTGAGGCCCAGCGGTTGATGGACGCCACTCGAGAATCCCTTTACGAAGGGATCAAACAAGCCAAGCCGGGCAACCGGGTAGGCGATATCGGAAGTGCGGTCCAGCGGTATGTCGAGTCGCGCGGCTACTCGGTGGTACGCGAATATGTTGGCCACGGAGTAGGCGCACGTCTCCATGAAGACCCAAGTGTACCGAATTTCGGAACGCCCGGACGAGGCGTTCGGCTACTGCCCGGTATGACCTTGGCCATTGAGCCCATGATCAACGAGGGCACACACAAAGTCCGCACCCTAGCGGACGGCTGGACGGTGCTCACCCAGGACGGAAAACTGTCCGCCCACTTTGAGCACAGCGTCGCCATTACGCCGGATGGCCCGGTGATCCTCACAATCGCCGATTGA
- a CDS encoding adenylate kinase has product MKLILLGAPGAGKGTQAQVISETLSIPAISTGNIIREALKSGSEVGKKAKSYMDAGKLVPDEVVIEIIKHRLEEDDCKNGFILDGFPRTIAQAEALDRMGIEIDRVIDIEVPDEKITQRLSGRRVCESCGSSYHVVYKKPAIEEVCDVCSGTLIQRKDDHPDTIRERLMVYHDQTEPLKSYYEKKGKLFIVEGQEEVADTTRLTLAALED; this is encoded by the coding sequence ATGAAACTGATTTTGTTAGGTGCTCCGGGCGCCGGCAAAGGTACCCAGGCACAGGTAATCAGCGAGACTCTTTCCATCCCCGCCATCTCGACGGGTAACATTATTCGTGAAGCGCTGAAAAGCGGTTCTGAGGTCGGCAAGAAAGCCAAGTCCTATATGGATGCCGGAAAGCTGGTCCCCGATGAAGTAGTGATTGAGATCATCAAGCACCGCCTCGAAGAGGATGACTGCAAAAACGGTTTTATCCTGGATGGCTTCCCCCGTACCATTGCTCAGGCCGAGGCGCTCGACCGCATGGGCATTGAGATCGACCGGGTTATCGATATCGAGGTCCCGGACGAAAAGATCACCCAGCGTCTGTCGGGCCGCCGTGTCTGTGAGTCCTGTGGCTCTTCCTATCACGTGGTCTACAAGAAACCGGCCATTGAGGAAGTGTGCGACGTGTGCTCCGGCACCCTGATCCAGCGTAAGGATGACCACCCGGATACCATTCGGGAACGGTTGATGGTTTATCATGACCAGACAGAGCCTCTTAAGAGCTACTATGAAAAGAAGGGCAAGCTCTTTATAGTAGAGGGTCAGGAAGAAGTGGCCGATACCACTCGTCTTACCCTGGCGGCTCTTGAGGATTAA
- the secY gene encoding preprotein translocase subunit SecY, producing MFETFRNAWKIADLRKKLLFTLFIVIIFRIGAAIPVPFIDADSLKALMEDMSANSSNLLGYFNMISGGGLEKATLFAMSITPYINASIIIQLLTVAIPPLERMAKEGEEGRKRIAQITRYTTIALGLIQATAYFFYLKQSDILVYDEGGALVFSAFVIILVLTAGSALMMWLGEQINDKGIGNGISILLFAGIVSRGPSMVMQLYQYLQLGGQYYILVPVVVIIFILIIAFIVLMTDAERRIPVQYAKRVVGRKMYGGQSTHIPVKVNMSGVLPIIFASSFLSIPSTIDMFVNQTPGGFWDGFFNAFSPSGALYAILYFLLIIFFSYFYVSIQYNPIEMANNLKKNNGAIPGIRPGKPTSDFISRIISKVVLIGALFLGVIAILPIVFGALTGMGGLSLGGTSILIVVGVAIETVRQIESQMLMRHYKGFLE from the coding sequence ATGTTTGAAACCTTCCGCAATGCATGGAAGATCGCAGACCTGAGAAAAAAGCTTTTATTTACACTTTTCATCGTGATCATTTTCCGAATCGGCGCGGCCATCCCAGTGCCGTTTATCGATGCGGATTCGCTGAAAGCCCTCATGGAGGATATGAGTGCCAACAGCAGTAACCTTCTGGGTTACTTTAACATGATCTCCGGTGGCGGACTGGAAAAAGCAACTTTATTTGCCATGTCCATCACCCCCTACATCAATGCATCCATTATCATTCAGCTGTTGACCGTCGCTATCCCGCCGCTGGAACGTATGGCAAAAGAAGGCGAAGAAGGCCGCAAACGCATCGCTCAGATCACCCGATATACCACCATTGCTTTGGGCTTAATTCAAGCCACCGCCTACTTCTTCTATTTGAAGCAGTCGGACATTTTAGTGTACGACGAAGGCGGCGCTTTGGTCTTCAGTGCATTTGTCATCATCCTGGTCCTTACAGCCGGTTCGGCTTTGATGATGTGGCTGGGCGAGCAAATCAATGATAAGGGCATCGGCAACGGTATCTCGATCCTGCTGTTTGCCGGTATCGTCTCCCGCGGACCGTCCATGGTCATGCAGCTGTACCAGTACCTGCAATTGGGCGGCCAGTACTACATCCTGGTGCCGGTGGTTGTGATCATCTTCATCCTGATCATCGCCTTCATCGTCCTGATGACCGACGCCGAACGCCGCATCCCTGTCCAGTACGCCAAGCGCGTGGTGGGCCGCAAGATGTACGGCGGTCAGTCCACCCACATTCCGGTCAAGGTCAATATGTCCGGCGTGCTGCCGATCATTTTCGCATCCTCCTTCCTCTCGATCCCCAGCACCATCGACATGTTCGTCAACCAGACCCCGGGTGGCTTCTGGGACGGCTTCTTCAATGCCTTCTCCCCCAGCGGCGCTTTGTACGCTATCCTTTACTTCCTCTTAATCATTTTCTTCAGCTACTTCTATGTGTCCATCCAGTATAATCCCATTGAGATGGCCAATAATCTGAAGAAGAACAACGGCGCAATCCCGGGCATCCGTCCCGGCAAACCCACATCTGATTTCATCTCCCGCATTATCTCCAAGGTCGTGCTGATCGGCGCCCTGTTCCTGGGTGTCATCGCCATCCTGCCCATCGTATTCGGTGCTCTCACCGGTATGGGCGGCCTTTCCTTGGGCGGTACTTCGATCCTCATCGTCGTCGGTGTCGCCATCGAGACGGTCCGTCAGATCGAATCCCAGATGCTCATGCGCCACTACAAGGGCTTCCTTGAATAA
- the rplO gene encoding 50S ribosomal protein L15 — protein sequence MKLHELSPAPGSNREVKRIGRGHGSGNGKTAGKGHKGQKARAGRGMRAGFEGGQMPLMRRLPKRGFNNIFATRYAEVNVGALNAFEAGSVVDTEALKKAGVIKKAYDGVKVLGNGKVEKAITVQAAAFSKSAKEKIEAAGGKAEVI from the coding sequence ATGAAACTGCATGAACTTTCGCCGGCGCCGGGCTCCAATCGCGAGGTCAAGCGCATCGGCAGAGGTCACGGTTCCGGCAACGGCAAGACTGCCGGCAAAGGCCATAAGGGCCAAAAAGCCCGTGCAGGCCGCGGAATGCGCGCCGGATTTGAAGGCGGTCAGATGCCTCTGATGAGACGTCTGCCCAAGAGAGGTTTTAACAACATTTTCGCCACCCGCTATGCAGAAGTCAACGTGGGTGCTCTGAACGCCTTTGAGGCGGGCTCTGTGGTAGACACTGAAGCTTTGAAGAAAGCAGGTGTTATCAAAAAGGCATACGATGGCGTAAAAGTGCTGGGCAACGGCAAAGTAGAAAAGGCCATCACCGTCCAGGCCGCCGCTTTCTCGAAATCCGCAAAGGAGAAGATCGAGGCTGCTGGCGGAAAGGCCGAGGTGATCTAA
- the rpmD gene encoding 50S ribosomal protein L30, which yields MAQIKVKLVKSLIGSKKDQIATAQSLGLRKIGDETIQPDNAATSGKVTKISHLVEVSQA from the coding sequence ATGGCACAAATTAAGGTCAAGCTGGTCAAGAGTCTGATCGGCAGCAAAAAGGATCAAATCGCCACCGCCCAATCCCTGGGACTGAGAAAGATTGGCGACGAGACCATTCAGCCTGACAACGCCGCCACCAGCGGCAAGGTCACCAAAATTAGCCACCTCGTAGAGGTGTCCCAAGCGTAA